The Coffea arabica cultivar ET-39 chromosome 3c, Coffea Arabica ET-39 HiFi, whole genome shotgun sequence genome contains a region encoding:
- the LOC113734588 gene encoding transcription factor bHLH78 has protein sequence MERENFQMPYGSGIGGFHNNELNCSSSEVQFQNCFFNPSWDNSLDQNDPFESALSSMVSSPAASNAAGGGGGGGVPGSSNGGENVVLRELIGRLGSICNSGEISPQSYLGGGNNSTNTSCYSTPLNSPPKLNLSMMDHQIRGNLPIPGHHLPSHSSFAPFPTDPGFAERAARFSCFANKSLGGLNGQIGPLNDSELQNRLVQKLDSGKLSRVSSNQSIKVNSGSQLDVQDSKDGSLQDGISASDRKFSKLSRSSTPENTEFGDSRENSSVSEQITTGETGNNGQNDANSRKRKSIARGKAKEPPSSSNSAKDANGASESNESNAKRSKSGEENADEKDATKAMADTNGTDKAAGDGNQKQNKENSKPPEAPKDYIHVRARRGQATDAHSLAERVRREKISERMKLLQDLVPGCNKVTGKAVMLDEIINYVQSLQRQVEFLSMKLATINPRMEFNAEALVSKDVLHSRGSLPHNMYSSEASAAGFPYPMQPQNGTNLPSAAIPNGQDVPFSMNHLNAAISRNQGIHLPPLDNFGEAASQIPSFLEDDLHTVVQMGFGQNQTQNFHGIMPTAQMKVEL, from the exons ATGGAGAGGGAGAATTTTCAAATGCCTTATGGGAGTGGAATTGGAGGATTTCACAACAATGAGCTGAATTGCAGCAGCTCAGAAGTGCAGTTTCAGAATTGCTTTTTTAATCCCAGTTGGGACAATTCATTGGATCAGAATGATCCCTTTGAGTCTGCATTGAGCTCAATGGTGTCGTCTCCAGCTGCGTCGAATGCTgccggaggaggaggaggaggaggagttcCTGGCAGTAGTAATGGAGGTGAGAATGTTGTGCTGAGAGAACTAATTGGTCGATTAGGCAGCATCTGCAACTCTGGTGAAATTTCACCTCAGTCTTATCTGGGAGGTGGAAATAATAGTACTAATACTTCTTGCTATAGTACTCCTCTGAATTCCCCTCCTAAGCTCAACCTGTCAATGATGGATCACCAGATCAGAGGGAACTTGCCAATTCCTGGCCACCATTTGCCTTCTCATTCAAGTTTTGCACCATTTCCAACGGATCCCGGATTTGCTGAGAGGGCTGCAAGATTCTCTTGTTTTGCCAACAAGAGTTTAGGTGGCCTAAATGGCCAAATTGGACCACTGAATGATTCTGAATTGCAAAACAGATTGGTGCAGAAGTTGGATTCTGGAAAGCTTTCCAGAGTTTCAAGTAATCAGTCCATCAAGGTTAATTCTGGATCTCAATTGGATGTTCAAGACAGCAAAGATGGCTCTTTGCAGGATGGTATCTCAGCTTCTGATAGGAAATTCAGTAAATTGTCAAGGTCTTCGACACCTGAAAACACAGAATTTGGTGATTCCAGGGAGAATTCTTCAGTCTCCGAGCAGATCACAACTGGGGAAACTGGCAACAATGGCCAAAATGATGCCAATTCCAGGAAGAGGAAGTCAATTGCTAGGGGGAAAGCAAAAGAACCACCCTCTTCCTCCAACTCTGCCAAAGATGCCAAT GGTGCATCTGAAAGTAATGAATCAAATGCAAAACGAAGCAAGTCAGGTGAAGAAAATGCAGATGAAAAAGATGCCACAAAAGCCATGGCAGACACAAATGGCACTGACAAAGCTGCAGGGGATGGAAATCAGAAACAAAACAAGGAGAATTCTAAGCCACCAGAGGCCCCTAAGGACTATATTCATGTTAGAGCCAGAAGGGGCCAGGCTACTGATGCACATAGCCTAGCTGAAAGA GTTAGAAGAGAGAAAATCAGTGAAAGAATGAAGCTCTTACAAGATCTTGTGCCTGGTTGCAATAAG GTGACTGGAAAAGCTGTTATGCTTGATGAGATCATAAACTATGTCCAATCTCTGCAACGCCAAGTTGAG TTTCTTTCAATGAAATTAGCAACAATCAATCCAAGAATGGAATTTAATGCAGAAGCACTTGTATCCAAGGAT GTCCTACATTCTCGTGGATCTTTACCTCATAACATGTATTCATCAGAGGCCTCAGCAGCAGGATTCCCTTATCCAATGCAACCTCAAAATGGGACAAATTTGCCAAGTGCTGCCATTCCTAATGGCCAAGATGTTCCCTTCTCAATGAACCATCTGAATGCTGCTATCAGTCGAAATCAAGGCATTCATTTGCCACCTTTGGATAATTTTGGTGAAGCAGCTTCTCAG ATTCCATCTTTCTTGGAGGACGATCTCCATACTGTTGTCCAGAtgggttttggccaaaatcagACACAGAATTTTCATG